Proteins encoded within one genomic window of Setaria italica strain Yugu1 chromosome IV, Setaria_italica_v2.0, whole genome shotgun sequence:
- the LOC101785389 gene encoding cytochrome P450 93A3, whose protein sequence is MEEVVAAARGLLLTPTALLLVAGLITVLYALRRRRGGGGGLRLPPSPYALPFLGHLHLLAPLPHQALQRLAARHGPLLYLRLGSVPAVAACSPAAAREVLKTHEAAFLDRPKPAAVHRLTYGGQDFSFSAYGPYWRFMKRACVHELLAGRTLDRLRHIRREEVARLVASLSRSAAAAGEAVDVDAALMGLTGDIVSRMVMSRRWTGEEDGDTEQMRTVVAETAELTGTFNLQDYIGVFKHWDVQGIGKRVDAVHRKFDAMMERILTARDAERRRRREEDGAGEVGAKDVLDMLFDMHEDEAAEMRLNRDNIKAFMLDIFAAGTDTTTITVEWALSELINNPSVLRRAQAELDAVVGTSRLADESDVPNLPYLQAIAKETLRLHPTGPLVVRRSMEPCRVSGYDVPAGATVFVNVWAIGRDPESWGPDPLAFRPERFLEGENAGLDVRGQHFHLIPFGSGRRICPGASLAMLVVQAALAAMVQCFEWEPVGGAPVDMEEGPGLTLPRKHPLVCTVKARLDPMPGLAADEDDAAAAAGGK, encoded by the exons ATGGAAGAAGTAGTGGCCGCGGCACGAGGCCTCCTCCTCACCcccaccgccctcctcctcgtcgccggcctcaTCACCGTCCTCTacgcgctgcgccgccgccgcggcggcggcggcggcctccgcctcccgccgagCCCCTACGCACTGCCCTTCCTgggccacctccacctcctcgccccCCTCCCGCACCAGGCGCTTCAACGCCTGGCGGCGCGCCACGGCCCGCTCCTCTACCTCCGCCTGGGCTCcgtccccgccgtcgccgcctgctccccggccgccgcccgcgaggtGCTCAAGACCCACGAGGCCGCGTTCCTCGACCGCCCAAAGCCGGCGGCGGTGCACCGCCTCACGTACGGCGGCCAGGACTTCTCCTTCTCGGCGTACGGGCCCTACTGGCGCTTCATGAAGCGCGCGTGCGTGCACGAGCTCCTGGCCGGGCGCACCCTGGACCGCCTCCGCCACATCCGCCGCGAGGAGGTGGCCCGCCTCGTGGCGTCGCTgtcccggagcgccgccgccgccggcgaggccgtcgACGTGGACGCCGCGCTCATGGGCCTCACGGGTGACATCGTGTCCCGCATGGTGATGAGCCGGCGGTGGAccggggaggaggacggcgacaCGGAGCAGATGCGGACCGTGGTCGCCGAGACCGCCGAGCTCACCGGCACGTTCAACCTGCAGGACTACATCGGCGTGTTCAAGCACTGGGACGTGCAGGGAATCGGGAAGCGCGTCGACGCCGTGCACCGCAAGTTCGACGCCATGATGGAGCGGATACTGACGGCGAGGGACGCcgagaggcggcgccggcgggaggaggacggcgccggcgaggtgggcGCCAAGGACGTGCTGGACATGCTGTTTGACATGCACGAGGACGAGGCCGCCGAGATGCGCCTCAACAGGGATAACATCAAGGCGTTCATGCTG GACATCTTCGCGGCCGGCACGGACACGACGACGATCACGGTGGAATGGGCGCTGTCGGAGCTGATCAACAACCCATCCGTCCTCCGCCGCGCGCAGGCGGAGCTCGACGCCGTCGTCGGGACATCCCGCCTCGCCGACGAGTCGGACGTCCCCAACCTCCCCTACCTGCAGGCGATCGCCAAGGAGACGCTCCGCCTCCACCCGACGGGCCCGCTGGTGGTACGCCGCTCCATGGAGCCCTGCCGGGTGTCCGGCTACGACGTGCCCGCCGGCGCGACGGTGTTCGTGAACGTGTGGGCGATCGGGCGCGACCCGGAGAGCTGGGGTCCCGACCCGCTGGCGTTCCGGCCGGAGAGGTTCCTGGAGGGGGAGAACGCCGGGCTGGACGTGCGCGGGCAGCACTTCCACCTGATCCCGTTCGGGTCCGGCCGGCGGATCTGCCCTGGCGCGTCGCTGGCCATGCTCGTGGTGCAGGCGGCGCTGGCCGCCATGGTGCAGTGCTTCGAGTGGGAGCCGGTGGGGGGCGCGCCCGTGGACATGGAGGAGGGGCCAGGGCTCACGCTGCCGAGGAAGCACCCGCTCGTCTGCACCGTGAAGGCCAGGCTCGACCCCATGCCGGGTCTCGCCGCTGATgaggacgacgcggcggcggctgcgggtggGAAGTGA
- the LOC105914239 gene encoding probably inactive leucine-rich repeat receptor-like protein kinase At5g06940 — MTVCGDEETPSFVEKLRSGDDAARHQERLGQPPEARVVGPRRRRSLQLGRRHLRCRRRWNRHGAFLSGPRAPRLDPASVCELKNLRSLDLSGNDLTGTFPAAALKACAQLHFLDVSYNAFSGALLSGDIAGLSPLMELLNLSYNGFNGTVPATVGRLPNLATVRIQNNRFTGCSGQDITQYLTDRDAKQHVLRIHPNVRGRAADVRSEEQQARRRIAG, encoded by the exons ATGACCGTGTGCGGGGATGAGGAGACtccttccttcgtggagaagcttcGTAGTGGAGACG ACGCTGCTCGCCATCAAGAACGACTGGGGCAGCCCCCAGAAGCTCGCGTGGTGGGACCCCGCCGACGCCGATCACTGCAGCTGGGAAGGCGTCACctgcgctgccggcggcggtggaaccGTCACGGAGCTTTCCTTAGCGGACCTAGAGCTCCCCGGCTCGATCCGGCGTCCGTGTGCGAGCTCAAGAACCTCAGGAGCCTCGACCTCAGCGGCAACGACCTCACCGGCAcgttccccgccgccgcgcttaAAGCCTGCGCCCAGCTTCACTTCCTCGACGTCTCCTACAACGCCTTCAGCGGAGCACTCCTCTCGGGCGACATCGCCGGCTTGTCGCCGTTGATGGAGCTCCTCAACCTCTCGTACAATGGCTTCAACGGCACCGTGCCGGCCACGGTGGGGCGGCTCCCGAATCTCGCAACCGTGAGGATCCAGAACAACAGATTCACTGGTTGTTCCGGTCAAGATATCACTCAATATCTCACAGATCGAGATGCGAAACAACATGTTCTCCGGATCCATCCCAACGTCCGCGGCAGGGCTGCAGATGTTCGGAGCGAAGAACAACAGGCTCGACGGCGCATTGCCGGCTGA